One genomic segment of Sanyastnella coralliicola includes these proteins:
- a CDS encoding toxin-antitoxin system YwqK family antitoxin, giving the protein MQRHVVRTHDNGQPYVVVYTVGEFHDRVKEELFYDNGNLDYVGHYKRGVEHGEWIYYWENGNMKSWEYYEKGREEGTHYDCNEKGEKIKLYHYRKGVLIKEEVVSP; this is encoded by the coding sequence ATGCAGAGACATGTAGTACGTACTCATGACAACGGACAACCGTATGTGGTTGTGTACACCGTTGGTGAGTTCCATGATCGTGTGAAAGAAGAACTCTTTTACGACAATGGGAACCTTGATTACGTCGGCCACTACAAACGTGGTGTAGAGCACGGCGAATGGATTTACTACTGGGAAAACGGCAATATGAAATCATGGGAGTACTATGAGAAGGGCCGTGAAGAAGGAACTCATTACGACTGCAACGAAAAAGGCGAAAAGATCAAGCTATATCACTATCGCAAAGGTGTCTTAATCAAAGAAGAAGTAGTAAGCCCTTAA
- a CDS encoding RNA polymerase sigma factor, which yields MNPKEIELIVLAQRDPRAFGPLYEMHFDAIFGFIRLRVPDAPTAGDLTSQTFLKAMSHIRKFEIRGIAFRSWLFRIALNEVNGWWRKQKKVKELSISSDQLRSLVDKTEEYLEDDRLERLIIQLNDLPEAHLALMELRFFEGRSFKELSEILGITENAAKMRVSRIVSTLRTAMGVEK from the coding sequence TTGAATCCAAAAGAAATAGAGTTGATTGTCCTCGCACAGCGGGATCCAAGGGCATTTGGGCCTTTGTATGAGATGCACTTCGATGCCATCTTCGGATTCATCCGTCTTCGTGTTCCAGACGCTCCAACAGCCGGAGATCTTACGAGTCAAACTTTCCTTAAAGCCATGTCTCACATCAGGAAGTTCGAGATCAGAGGTATTGCCTTTCGTTCTTGGTTGTTCCGCATTGCCTTAAATGAGGTAAATGGATGGTGGCGAAAGCAGAAGAAAGTGAAAGAACTGAGCATCTCAAGCGATCAATTAAGGTCTTTAGTTGATAAAACAGAAGAGTACCTTGAAGATGATCGTCTTGAACGACTAATTATTCAATTGAATGACCTCCCTGAAGCTCACTTGGCCTTGATGGAATTGCGATTCTTCGAAGGCAGAAGTTTCAAGGAATTGTCAGAGATCTTAGGGATCACCGAAAACGCAGCGAAAATGAGGGTTTCACGCATTGTGAGTACCTTGCGAACAGCGATGGGGGTAGAGAAATGA
- a CDS encoding aconitate hydratase, protein MVFDIEMIKEVYAKMPERIAKARQVAGKPLSLAEKILYSHLWDATPETPYDRGKSYVDFAPDRVAMQDATAQMALLQFMQAGKAKVAVPSTVHCDHLIQARIGAGKDLQESINKNNEVFNFLQSVSNKYGIGFWKPGAGIIHQVVLENYAFPGGMMIGTDSHTVNAGGLGMVAIGVGGADAVDVMAGMPWELKFPKLIGVKLTGRMNGWTSAKDVILKVAGILTVKGGTGAIVEYFGPGAESISCTGKGTICNMGAEIGATTSTFGYDESMARYLRATGRAEVADLANGVKEHLTADPEVYANPEQYFDQVIEINLDELEPHLNGPFSPDIATPISKMGEVAEANGWPLKVEVGLIGSCTNSSYEDISRSASIAKQAADMNIKPKAKFTITPGSEQVRYTIERDGFIKIFDEIGASVFANACGPCIGQWAREGAEKKEKNTIVHSFNRNFAKRADGNPNTHAFVGSPELVTAIAIAGTLGFNPMKDKLVSESGEEVMLAEPTGEELPSKGFDVEDAGYLAPAADGSGVEVVVKDGSERLELLTPFAPWDGENIMGAKLLIKAFGKCTTDHISMAGPWLRYRGHLDNISNNTLTGAINAYNQETNNVKSQIDGTYGEVPAVQRGYKAAGVPTVVVGDSNYGEGSSREHAAMQPRHLGVRVVLVKSFARIHETNLKKQGMLGITFDNEADYDKIQEDDTFNFVDLKDFAPGKQITIELVHKDGSTDTIKTNHTYNAQQIEWFKAGSALNLIKQEQA, encoded by the coding sequence ATGGTATTTGATATCGAAATGATCAAAGAGGTTTACGCAAAAATGCCAGAGCGTATCGCGAAAGCGCGCCAAGTTGCAGGTAAACCACTTAGTCTAGCTGAAAAGATCCTTTACAGCCACCTTTGGGACGCTACTCCAGAAACTCCTTACGATCGTGGTAAAAGCTACGTTGACTTTGCACCTGACCGTGTTGCTATGCAAGATGCAACGGCACAGATGGCCCTATTGCAGTTCATGCAAGCAGGAAAGGCAAAAGTAGCTGTACCTTCAACTGTTCACTGTGATCACTTGATCCAGGCACGTATCGGAGCTGGAAAAGATCTTCAAGAATCGATCAATAAGAACAACGAGGTATTCAACTTCCTTCAATCAGTATCGAACAAGTACGGTATCGGATTCTGGAAGCCAGGTGCAGGTATCATCCACCAAGTAGTTCTTGAGAACTATGCATTCCCGGGTGGAATGATGATCGGAACCGATTCTCACACAGTAAACGCTGGTGGACTCGGAATGGTAGCTATCGGTGTTGGTGGAGCTGACGCGGTAGACGTAATGGCAGGAATGCCTTGGGAGCTGAAATTCCCGAAACTGATTGGTGTGAAGCTAACCGGACGTATGAACGGTTGGACAAGCGCTAAAGATGTGATCTTGAAAGTAGCTGGTATCCTCACTGTGAAAGGTGGTACGGGTGCGATCGTAGAATACTTCGGCCCTGGAGCTGAATCTATCAGCTGTACTGGTAAAGGTACTATCTGTAACATGGGTGCTGAGATCGGTGCTACAACTTCAACATTTGGATACGACGAAAGCATGGCACGATACCTACGTGCTACAGGTCGTGCAGAAGTCGCTGATCTAGCCAACGGAGTAAAAGAACATTTGACAGCTGATCCAGAGGTATATGCTAACCCTGAGCAGTACTTCGATCAGGTAATCGAAATCAACCTTGACGAACTCGAACCACACTTGAACGGACCATTCTCTCCAGACATCGCAACTCCAATCTCTAAGATGGGTGAGGTAGCTGAAGCGAACGGATGGCCATTGAAGGTAGAAGTTGGATTGATCGGGTCTTGTACTAACTCAAGCTACGAGGATATCTCTCGTTCGGCGAGCATCGCGAAGCAAGCGGCTGATATGAACATCAAGCCGAAGGCGAAATTCACGATCACTCCGGGATCAGAGCAAGTACGTTACACGATCGAGCGTGACGGATTCATCAAGATCTTTGATGAGATCGGTGCCTCAGTATTCGCTAATGCTTGTGGACCATGTATCGGTCAGTGGGCACGTGAAGGAGCTGAGAAGAAAGAAAAGAACACCATCGTTCACTCGTTTAACCGAAACTTCGCAAAACGAGCTGATGGTAACCCAAATACACATGCATTCGTTGGTTCTCCTGAATTGGTGACTGCAATCGCTATCGCGGGAACGCTTGGTTTCAACCCAATGAAAGACAAGCTGGTGAGCGAAAGCGGTGAAGAAGTGATGCTTGCTGAGCCTACAGGTGAAGAGCTTCCTTCAAAAGGATTTGACGTAGAAGATGCAGGATACCTTGCACCGGCTGCTGACGGTTCTGGTGTTGAAGTGGTTGTAAAAGACGGAAGTGAACGTCTAGAGCTATTGACTCCATTCGCACCATGGGATGGTGAGAACATCATGGGGGCGAAGCTACTAATCAAGGCCTTCGGAAAATGTACTACTGACCACATCTCTATGGCAGGTCCTTGGCTACGTTACCGTGGTCACCTTGACAACATCTCAAACAACACGCTAACTGGAGCAATCAACGCTTACAACCAGGAAACAAACAACGTGAAGAGCCAAATTGATGGTACTTACGGGGAAGTTCCTGCTGTACAACGTGGCTACAAAGCCGCAGGCGTTCCAACGGTAGTTGTAGGAGACAGTAACTACGGAGAAGGTTCAAGCCGTGAGCACGCAGCGATGCAACCACGTCACCTTGGAGTACGCGTAGTTCTTGTGAAATCATTCGCTCGTATTCACGAAACGAACTTGAAGAAGCAAGGAATGCTCGGAATCACTTTCGATAACGAAGCAGATTACGATAAGATCCAAGAAGACGATACGTTCAACTTTGTAGACTTGAAAGACTTTGCTCCTGGTAAGCAAATCACTATCGAGCTCGTACACAAAGACGGAAGCACGGATACAATTAAGACAAACCACACTTACAACGCTCAGCAAATTGAGTGGTTTAAGGCAGGTTCAGCATTGAACTTGATCAAACAAGAACAAGCGTAA
- the pdeM gene encoding ligase-associated DNA damage response endonuclease PdeM, with product MQFNPIPNITFELLPEKAILWGDEKTLIVSDLHIGKGGHFRRNGIAMPQETNTEILWTLSGLLSDKKPERLLLLGDLFHSTYNQDWEHFADMLANFNDLHVELVRGNHDIIPEHHFERSGIKCFDDKVEQGIHFTHEPIEDENARKGYNLCGHIHPAVRLRGAARQYLRLPCFWFAKEMGVMPAFGYFTGTHCIRPAKHDKVFAIAEDQVMEV from the coding sequence ATGCAGTTCAATCCAATTCCAAATATCACCTTCGAACTACTTCCAGAGAAAGCCATTCTTTGGGGAGATGAAAAGACCCTCATCGTCAGCGATCTCCACATTGGAAAGGGGGGGCATTTCCGCAGAAATGGAATTGCGATGCCGCAAGAAACGAACACTGAAATCTTATGGACCCTCTCAGGGTTACTTTCAGATAAAAAGCCTGAACGCCTTTTATTGTTGGGTGATCTTTTTCACTCCACATACAACCAAGACTGGGAGCATTTCGCGGATATGCTAGCGAACTTCAATGATCTTCATGTGGAGCTGGTTCGAGGGAACCACGATATCATTCCAGAACACCATTTTGAACGAAGCGGAATCAAATGTTTTGATGATAAAGTGGAACAAGGAATTCACTTCACCCATGAGCCCATCGAAGATGAGAATGCACGTAAGGGTTACAACCTATGCGGACATATCCATCCTGCTGTAAGACTGCGGGGAGCTGCTCGACAGTACCTTCGCTTACCGTGTTTTTGGTTTGCTAAAGAAATGGGGGTGATGCCGGCTTTCGGATACTTCACAGGAACGCATTGCATTCGCCCGGCTAAACATGATAAGGTCTTCGCTATCGCGGAAGACCAAGTAATGGAAGTATAA
- a CDS encoding pyridoxal-phosphate dependent enzyme, with amino-acid sequence MSKRVYNNIIEAIGDTPMIRLNEIAKDIPAKVFAKVEYFNPGNSVKDRMALKMIEDAEKSGALKPGGTVIECTSGNTGMGLALACVVKGYKLICTSNDKQSKEKFDVLRAMGAQVFVCPTNVAPDHPDSYYSVAERLHKETPNSIWCNQYDNLSNRTAHYESTGPEIWEQTEGKITHFVVGVGTGGTISGCAKFLKEKNPNIKIWGIDTYGSVFKKYHETGEFDEKEIYPYITEGIGEDILPKNVDFSLIDKFEKVTDKDGALATRELARKEGLFLGYSCGSAFQGIRQLKDELTEDDVVVVLFHDHGSRYVGKVYNDDWMRDRGFMNDEVKTAKDLIAKHRDLPLMMCYEGEVMENVARKMRQYKISQMPVILEGKMVGSVDDRQLFEAIVDDPKMLLEPVSKVMGAPFPVVDENATIDSISQMIGKDNSAVLVSLEDGGHHIITRHDLIDAIS; translated from the coding sequence ATGAGCAAGCGCGTATACAACAACATTATCGAAGCCATTGGTGATACGCCAATGATCCGATTGAACGAAATCGCCAAAGACATCCCTGCGAAAGTCTTTGCGAAGGTGGAATACTTCAACCCTGGAAACTCGGTTAAAGACCGCATGGCCCTCAAGATGATTGAGGACGCTGAGAAGAGCGGTGCACTGAAACCAGGAGGCACAGTGATTGAATGTACTTCTGGTAACACAGGAATGGGATTGGCCCTAGCCTGTGTGGTAAAAGGCTACAAGTTGATCTGTACTTCCAACGATAAGCAGTCAAAAGAGAAATTTGACGTGCTAAGAGCAATGGGAGCTCAGGTGTTCGTTTGCCCTACGAACGTTGCTCCGGACCACCCGGATAGCTACTACTCTGTAGCAGAGCGCTTGCACAAAGAGACGCCAAACAGTATCTGGTGTAACCAGTACGACAACCTTTCAAACCGCACAGCTCACTACGAGTCAACAGGACCGGAAATCTGGGAACAGACGGAAGGGAAAATCACCCACTTCGTAGTTGGTGTTGGTACAGGGGGAACGATCTCAGGTTGTGCTAAGTTCTTGAAAGAGAAAAACCCGAACATCAAGATTTGGGGAATCGATACCTACGGTTCAGTATTCAAGAAATACCACGAGACTGGCGAGTTCGATGAAAAAGAGATCTACCCATATATCACTGAAGGAATTGGAGAAGACATCCTACCAAAGAATGTTGACTTCTCATTGATCGATAAATTCGAAAAGGTAACCGACAAAGATGGAGCCCTTGCTACACGTGAGCTTGCGCGTAAAGAAGGACTCTTCCTTGGATACTCTTGTGGATCTGCGTTCCAGGGGATTCGTCAGCTGAAAGATGAGTTGACTGAAGACGACGTAGTAGTGGTTCTATTCCACGATCACGGTTCACGCTACGTAGGTAAAGTGTACAACGACGACTGGATGCGAGATCGCGGATTCATGAATGATGAAGTGAAGACAGCGAAAGACCTGATCGCTAAACACCGTGACCTTCCGTTGATGATGTGTTACGAAGGAGAGGTGATGGAAAACGTTGCTCGCAAAATGCGTCAGTACAAGATCAGCCAAATGCCAGTGATCCTTGAAGGCAAGATGGTAGGCTCGGTAGATGATCGCCAGTTATTCGAGGCGATTGTAGATGATCCAAAGATGCTACTTGAACCAGTGAGCAAGGTCATGGGAGCTCCATTCCCAGTAGTTGATGAAAACGCTACGATTGACTCGATCTCACAAATGATCGGTAAAGACAACTCGGCGGTTTTGGTAAGCCTGGAAGACGGAGGACATCACATCATTACTCGCCACGACTTGATCGACGCGATCAGCTAA
- a CDS encoding S41 family peptidase: MRFVLTCALSTACFLTFGQGDIWHENALPSEAFAADMEVLEEFLIQNHGGFDQYTSAQTKQSLLDGMQSDKEVVSLAEAYRKMAVYIDKIHDGHTWIMPSEMQSEYLLATQKFMPFTVKVTGRGMFVEQNFSDCYDLEEGTELVAINGLPIRKVVNELMPYFTADGYSLNGKLGGMEGQFWWYYALHFGFHESHIVEYKGKTGAERALVPSIYMNDLINDASEIYCRYSYDEDAPMTFEIDQNIGVITVSSFNGWSLRKYKATLLNALNEMEAQGCEELIIDVRGNGGGREGVENLLLSCIENSMDAKYDKVVIRSPQADDYEYIDHAFAKRMEDLVYRLVEFRKDEEGEWQRRNRFSRTFVEPENRFEGQVTVLIDRNVFSGAAEFAALAKTYGTNCTLIGEETCGGYQGHTSGYYYDLVLPNTGFIVHVPRIWFDLNVEGTHNGGVLPDVQLYQVPFTDSKDVVMEFALTRKKEWLSEE; the protein is encoded by the coding sequence TTGAGATTTGTATTGACATGCGCCCTCTCTACCGCTTGTTTCCTGACTTTTGGTCAGGGAGATATTTGGCATGAAAATGCGCTTCCTAGTGAGGCCTTCGCTGCCGATATGGAGGTGTTGGAGGAGTTCCTGATTCAGAATCACGGCGGTTTTGATCAATACACTTCCGCTCAAACCAAGCAGTCATTGCTTGACGGAATGCAATCAGATAAGGAGGTAGTCAGCCTCGCTGAAGCATACCGGAAGATGGCGGTCTACATCGATAAAATTCACGACGGACATACCTGGATCATGCCGAGCGAAATGCAAAGTGAATACTTACTCGCAACGCAGAAATTCATGCCATTCACAGTGAAAGTGACCGGAAGAGGAATGTTCGTGGAACAGAATTTCAGTGATTGCTATGATCTCGAAGAAGGCACCGAACTCGTTGCCATCAATGGCCTACCGATTCGAAAAGTAGTCAATGAACTCATGCCGTATTTCACCGCAGATGGCTATTCACTCAATGGTAAATTAGGTGGAATGGAAGGCCAATTCTGGTGGTACTACGCCTTGCATTTCGGATTCCATGAATCACATATCGTTGAGTACAAAGGAAAAACCGGTGCCGAACGTGCTCTCGTTCCTTCGATCTACATGAACGACCTCATCAACGATGCTTCAGAGATCTATTGCCGTTATTCATACGATGAAGACGCGCCTATGACCTTTGAAATTGATCAGAACATTGGTGTCATCACCGTTTCTAGCTTCAATGGGTGGAGCTTGAGAAAGTACAAAGCGACTTTATTGAATGCATTGAATGAAATGGAAGCACAAGGGTGCGAGGAACTCATCATAGACGTCAGAGGAAACGGAGGCGGACGGGAAGGAGTAGAGAATCTCCTACTGTCTTGCATTGAAAACTCAATGGATGCCAAGTACGACAAAGTCGTAATCCGTTCCCCACAAGCCGATGATTACGAGTACATCGATCATGCTTTCGCAAAGCGAATGGAGGATTTGGTTTACCGTCTTGTTGAATTCCGAAAAGACGAAGAAGGAGAATGGCAACGAAGAAACCGATTCTCACGCACTTTCGTGGAGCCAGAAAATAGATTCGAAGGACAAGTAACGGTCCTCATTGACCGCAACGTTTTCTCTGGAGCTGCTGAATTTGCTGCGCTCGCAAAAACTTATGGTACAAACTGTACCCTCATCGGCGAAGAAACGTGCGGCGGTTATCAAGGACACACTTCGGGCTACTACTATGACCTAGTGCTACCGAACACAGGGTTCATCGTGCATGTGCCTAGAATCTGGTTCGATCTGAACGTAGAAGGAACACACAACGGAGGTGTACTTCCTGATGTACAATTGTATCAAGTTCCATTTACCGACAGCAAAGATGTTGTCATGGAATTCGCGCTAACGCGGAAGAAAGAATGGCTCAGTGAAGAGTAG
- a CDS encoding FtsX-like permease family protein yields MIIRFIASRMSGAGGGKLSKPVVVIATAGVAIGVALMIISVAIVTGFQQEVRDKVVGFGAHFQIVNTQQTFNKESSRVAIDQEFYPTLQETPGIRHIQIFATKPGIMETKSDLQGCVIKGIGEDFDWSFFQDKIEEGDSLRTAGSDPSPDLMISRWTAKRMKIGLGDKVTLYFVLDDGDIRPRNFNVTTIYSTGLKEFDEEFVFVDIAHLQRINKWGIEAQILVQDSCYEGTIGLEGLGFGGKSDLTFRWPGTDLEGRGPHRVEVTGDTTFMVVVEDRNRSLPDTAWASIQFASAENVPCVYTTETRTSGGSWDKYAGGFEVLIDDYDDLRAFDDEVFYMVPYYMQVQNVADRNPEIFSWLEMLDLNVDLIIYMMIFIAVVNMTSALLIIILERTNMIGMLKAFGMKDREVVFVFVRHAARIIGLGMLIGNLLGFGLAYFQLTTGAIALNPESYYVDYVPIKFDWMYLLQIELVTFVICVLFMLLPALYVAKITPVKAIRFD; encoded by the coding sequence ATGATCATTCGTTTCATCGCATCTCGTATGTCTGGCGCCGGAGGAGGCAAACTCTCCAAACCCGTGGTGGTTATCGCTACGGCAGGGGTGGCCATCGGGGTGGCGTTGATGATCATTTCAGTGGCTATTGTTACTGGTTTTCAGCAAGAAGTGCGTGATAAAGTGGTGGGCTTTGGTGCCCATTTTCAGATCGTAAATACCCAACAGACTTTCAATAAGGAAAGCTCTCGCGTAGCCATTGATCAAGAGTTTTATCCAACGCTTCAAGAAACTCCTGGAATCCGCCATATTCAGATTTTCGCCACCAAGCCGGGAATCATGGAGACCAAAAGTGACCTCCAAGGTTGTGTGATTAAGGGAATTGGTGAAGACTTCGACTGGAGCTTTTTCCAAGACAAAATCGAAGAAGGTGATTCGTTGAGAACGGCAGGCAGTGATCCCTCACCTGATCTGATGATCTCGCGATGGACTGCCAAGCGCATGAAGATTGGGCTTGGAGACAAAGTCACGCTCTATTTCGTCTTAGACGACGGAGATATTCGACCGAGGAACTTCAATGTGACGACCATCTACAGCACCGGTTTGAAGGAGTTTGACGAGGAGTTCGTCTTTGTAGATATCGCTCATCTTCAGCGAATCAATAAATGGGGGATCGAAGCACAAATCTTAGTTCAAGATTCGTGTTACGAAGGAACCATTGGCCTTGAGGGATTAGGTTTCGGCGGCAAGTCTGACCTCACTTTCCGTTGGCCGGGAACAGATCTAGAAGGCAGAGGTCCGCACCGTGTGGAGGTGACAGGTGACACGACCTTTATGGTGGTGGTTGAAGATCGCAATCGATCGCTTCCTGATACAGCTTGGGCTTCTATTCAATTCGCTAGCGCGGAAAATGTGCCGTGCGTATACACGACAGAAACAAGAACTTCTGGAGGTAGCTGGGATAAGTATGCTGGCGGTTTCGAAGTCTTGATTGATGATTACGACGATCTCAGAGCTTTTGATGATGAGGTGTTCTACATGGTGCCTTACTACATGCAGGTACAGAATGTGGCAGATCGCAATCCAGAAATCTTCTCCTGGCTCGAGATGCTCGATTTAAACGTTGACCTCATTATCTACATGATGATTTTCATCGCGGTAGTGAACATGACTTCAGCCTTGCTCATCATCATTTTAGAGCGGACGAACATGATTGGTATGCTCAAGGCATTTGGAATGAAAGACCGTGAAGTGGTCTTTGTTTTCGTTCGCCACGCAGCGCGAATCATCGGTCTAGGAATGCTCATCGGGAACCTTCTTGGCTTTGGGTTGGCCTACTTCCAATTGACCACTGGTGCGATTGCTCTGAACCCTGAAAGCTACTACGTAGATTATGTTCCAATTAAGTTTGATTGGATGTACTTGCTGCAGATAGAACTCGTGACCTTTGTGATCTGCGTACTATTTATGTTGCTTCCAGCACTCTATGTTGCGAAGATCACTCCAGTGAAAGCTATTCGCTTCGACTAG
- the rocD gene encoding ornithine--oxo-acid transaminase codes for MAEVMETRLTSEQAMELENKHGAHNYHPLPVVLDRGEGVFVWDLEGKKYYDFLSAYSAVNQGHGHPRIVGAMTAQAQKLALTSRAFYNSVLGKYEKYVTEYFGFEKVLPMNSGAEAVETAIKVCRKWGYEKKGVEADKAKILVASENFHGRTTTIISFSTDPDSRGGFGPYTPGFEIIPYNDTAALATALEDPNVVGFMVEPIQGEAGVNTPDDSYIPEVAKLCRAKNVLFIADEIQTGIARTGALLAVCGNCTCEAACERQATYTRPDILILGKAISGGCYPVSAVLADDEIMMVIKPGEHGSTFGGNPIAGEVAMAALEVVKDEKLAQNARKLGNIFRAEMEKLSNDSDLVTLVRGRGLLNAVVINDTPESSTAWDICVALKDNGLLAKPTHGNIIRFAPPLVMTEEQLMECVAIIRKTILEFKK; via the coding sequence ATGGCAGAAGTGATGGAAACGCGCCTGACTTCCGAACAGGCAATGGAACTCGAGAACAAGCATGGTGCACACAACTATCACCCGCTACCCGTAGTTCTTGATCGTGGAGAGGGTGTATTTGTATGGGATCTTGAAGGAAAGAAGTATTACGATTTCCTTTCAGCTTATTCAGCTGTGAACCAAGGACATGGTCACCCAAGAATCGTAGGAGCAATGACAGCTCAAGCGCAGAAACTGGCATTGACTTCACGTGCATTCTACAACAGCGTTCTTGGTAAGTACGAGAAGTACGTCACTGAATACTTCGGATTCGAGAAGGTGCTGCCGATGAACTCAGGAGCGGAAGCAGTAGAGACGGCGATCAAGGTTTGTCGCAAGTGGGGTTACGAGAAGAAAGGAGTTGAAGCAGACAAGGCGAAAATCTTGGTGGCTTCTGAGAACTTCCACGGAAGAACAACAACGATCATTTCGTTCTCAACAGACCCAGATTCTCGCGGAGGATTTGGACCATACACACCTGGTTTTGAGATCATTCCTTATAACGATACTGCGGCGTTAGCTACAGCATTGGAAGATCCAAACGTAGTTGGATTCATGGTTGAGCCTATTCAAGGAGAAGCTGGAGTGAATACTCCAGATGATTCATACATCCCTGAAGTAGCGAAGCTTTGTCGTGCGAAGAACGTTCTCTTCATTGCTGACGAAATTCAAACCGGAATTGCCCGCACAGGTGCTCTACTTGCAGTTTGTGGAAACTGTACGTGTGAAGCAGCCTGCGAACGCCAAGCAACATATACACGCCCTGATATCCTAATCCTCGGAAAAGCAATCTCAGGTGGATGCTACCCAGTATCAGCCGTTCTTGCAGACGACGAAATCATGATGGTTATCAAACCAGGAGAGCACGGATCTACCTTCGGTGGGAATCCAATAGCTGGAGAGGTAGCTATGGCAGCTTTGGAAGTAGTAAAAGACGAGAAACTTGCTCAGAACGCACGTAAACTCGGAAACATCTTCCGCGCTGAAATGGAGAAGTTGAGCAATGACTCTGACCTAGTAACACTCGTTCGTGGTCGTGGTCTTCTCAATGCGGTTGTTATTAACGATACACCAGAGAGCTCAACAGCTTGGGACATTTGTGTAGCGCTGAAAGACAACGGACTTCTCGCGAAGCCAACCCACGGAAACATCATCCGATTCGCACCTCCTTTGGTGATGACAGAAGAGCAATTGATGGAATGTGTGGCGATCATTCGCAAGACAATCCTCGAGTTCAAGAAGTAA
- a CDS encoding exo-beta-N-acetylmuramidase NamZ family protein — MRTLLILFFLPIIACGQVEMTEAKMNDLKLNAEIKTGASQFDRYLPLLENKNVGIVANHTSIIGEAHLVDELLGKGVSIHAVYAPEHGFRGDAANGEKVENGKDPSTGLTIYSLYGKTKKPTKAMLEGVDVMIFDMQDVGARFYTYLSTMHYVMEASAEADIPVIVLDRPNPNGFYVDGPVLEEGYESFVGMHPIPIVHGMTLGELARMINGEGWLANGIQCDLTVISCSNYRKSDLYELPVAPSPNLQSMEAVYLYPSLCLFEPTIISIGRGTEQPFEIYGHPDHKYGSLAFTPESMPGKSLHPKHEGETCYGQNLKEFGSFYFQANKQLYLGWFMAMYESFDVGGEFYTSPKFFDKLAGTGSLRQMISDGASESEIRASWKPGLEAFMEQRKPYLLYAGY, encoded by the coding sequence ATGCGCACACTGCTCATTCTATTCTTCCTTCCCATCATCGCTTGCGGTCAAGTTGAAATGACCGAAGCCAAGATGAATGACCTCAAGCTTAACGCCGAGATTAAAACCGGTGCATCCCAGTTTGATCGCTACTTACCGCTTCTTGAGAACAAGAACGTAGGCATCGTGGCTAACCATACTTCCATCATAGGTGAGGCACATTTGGTGGACGAACTGCTCGGAAAAGGAGTTTCAATTCATGCGGTATATGCTCCTGAGCATGGTTTTAGAGGTGATGCCGCCAATGGAGAAAAGGTGGAAAATGGAAAAGATCCTTCCACTGGGTTGACTATTTATTCGCTGTACGGAAAGACGAAAAAGCCTACGAAAGCTATGCTTGAAGGCGTTGACGTCATGATTTTTGACATGCAAGATGTAGGAGCCCGGTTCTACACCTATTTGTCTACCATGCATTATGTCATGGAGGCTAGCGCCGAAGCGGACATCCCTGTTATTGTGCTTGACCGCCCGAATCCGAATGGCTTTTATGTAGACGGCCCTGTGCTTGAAGAAGGGTATGAAAGCTTTGTTGGAATGCACCCCATTCCGATCGTTCACGGCATGACGCTTGGAGAATTAGCGCGCATGATCAACGGTGAAGGATGGTTGGCAAATGGCATTCAATGCGACCTCACGGTCATCAGTTGTTCGAATTACCGAAAGAGTGATTTGTACGAATTACCAGTTGCTCCGAGTCCGAATCTTCAGAGCATGGAGGCGGTCTACCTCTACCCCTCGCTTTGTCTTTTCGAACCTACCATCATCAGCATCGGAAGAGGAACTGAACAACCTTTTGAGATCTATGGACACCCTGATCACAAGTACGGTTCGCTAGCCTTCACTCCTGAAAGCATGCCTGGCAAATCACTACATCCGAAACACGAAGGTGAGACCTGTTATGGTCAAAACTTAAAAGAGTTCGGGAGCTTCTATTTCCAAGCGAACAAACAGCTCTACTTAGGCTGGTTTATGGCGATGTACGAGTCGTTTGATGTCGGTGGAGAATTCTACACCAGTCCGAAGTTCTTTGACAAGCTAGCTGGTACTGGTTCGTTACGTCAAATGATTTCAGATGGCGCTTCGGAATCCGAGATTCGCGCAAGCTGGAAACCGGGACTAGAAGCCTTTATGGAACAACGAAAGCCCTATTTGTTGTACGCTGGATACTGA